From the genome of Deinococcus sp. JMULE3, one region includes:
- a CDS encoding LacI family DNA-binding transcriptional regulator, producing MTRNVTIRDIAREAGVSISTVSRALNGQVPVAPDKLQRVLDATRRLRYEPNAAAQGLVRGRSMTVGVLTQDIASPFYSEVSRGIDAALAGSGYQPIFVNGHWAVQDEAAAITALTRRQVDALIVLGGRLSDGHLRDLHARLPLVVVGRRVPGLEAACLSVDNVQGAFLATTHLIQLGHRRIGHITGEQSQRDALDRLDGYRRALAAAGVPFDPALVFEGDFHEGSGILAVEHWLARATAFSAIFAANDQMAYGAGLGLYRRGLRVPEDVSLVGFDDLPGSQFTLPPLTSVHHPAREMGELAARHLLTHLNDPAAPAGLPGLDITLSVRESVRAARP from the coding sequence ATGACCCGGAACGTCACCATCAGAGACATCGCGCGTGAGGCCGGCGTGTCGATCAGCACCGTCTCCCGCGCGTTGAACGGGCAGGTGCCGGTCGCGCCGGACAAGTTACAGCGCGTGCTGGACGCCACGCGCCGCCTGCGCTACGAGCCGAACGCGGCCGCGCAGGGGCTGGTGCGGGGGCGCAGCATGACGGTGGGCGTGCTGACGCAGGACATCGCCAGTCCGTTCTACAGCGAGGTCTCGCGCGGGATCGACGCAGCGCTGGCGGGCAGCGGGTACCAGCCGATCTTCGTGAACGGCCACTGGGCGGTGCAGGACGAGGCGGCGGCCATCACGGCCCTGACGAGGCGGCAGGTGGACGCCCTGATCGTGCTGGGGGGCCGCCTGAGTGACGGGCACCTGCGGGATCTGCACGCGCGGTTGCCGCTGGTGGTGGTGGGCCGCCGCGTGCCGGGTCTGGAGGCCGCGTGCCTGAGCGTGGACAACGTGCAGGGGGCGTTCCTGGCGACCACGCACCTGATCCAGCTGGGGCACCGCCGGATCGGGCATATCACCGGGGAGCAGTCGCAGCGCGACGCGCTGGACCGCCTGGACGGGTACCGGCGGGCGCTGGCGGCGGCCGGGGTGCCCTTCGATCCAGCGCTGGTGTTCGAGGGGGACTTCCACGAGGGCAGCGGCATCCTGGCGGTCGAGCACTGGCTGGCGCGGGCCACGGCCTTCTCGGCGATCTTCGCGGCGAACGACCAGATGGCGTACGGGGCGGGGCTGGGCCTGTACCGGCGTGGGCTGCGCGTCCCGGAGGACGTGTCACTGGTGGGTTTCGACGATCTGCCGGGGTCGCAGTTCACGCTGCCGCCGCTGACGTCCGTGCATCACCCGGCGCGCGAGATGGGGGAACTGGCCGCCCGGCACCTGCTGACGCACCTGAACGACCCGGCTGCCCCAGCCGGGCTGCCCGGACTGGACATCACGCTGAGCGTCCGGGAGTCCGTGCGGGCCGCGCGGCCCTGA
- a CDS encoding M20/M25/M40 family metallo-hydrolase, whose product MTPPDLTAHIERGLRDLADLVAIPSVSAQDRHLPDAARAVQTLLEAEGFTVRQYPGQVAPILLAEAGEGPFTLLIYNHYDVQPEDPAELWDTPPFTLTERDGRLYGRGASDDKGELVSRLAGLRALKEQRGTLPLKVKWLIEGEEEVGSPSLEAFIEAHAAELKADGVWWEFGSITPEGRPVLYAGLKGIICVELRCRVAASDLHSSNGAVVDNPLWRLAAAVASLRGPDGTVLIPGFHDDVRPPSQADLDAIAALPGTGEALRDTYDVTRTLGDSSEYHTRLNLKPVVNVNGFHGGYDGQGSKTVLPAAGMVKLDFRLVPDQHPDHIVELLRAHLDTQGFSDIEIIELESHQHPARSDLNHPFVKTAVQVARDVHGHDPILNPSSGGSGPMHPFMQHVGAPVIALGIGNIGGRVHAPNENILRRDFENGVRYAAALMAALADG is encoded by the coding sequence ATGACCCCACCCGACCTCACGGCCCACATCGAGCGCGGCCTGCGCGACCTCGCCGACCTCGTCGCCATTCCCAGCGTGTCCGCCCAGGACCGCCACCTCCCCGACGCCGCCAGGGCCGTGCAGACCCTGCTGGAAGCCGAGGGCTTCACCGTCCGCCAGTACCCCGGACAGGTCGCCCCGATCCTGCTGGCAGAAGCCGGGGAAGGGCCCTTCACGCTGCTGATCTACAACCACTACGACGTGCAACCCGAGGACCCCGCCGAACTCTGGGACACCCCGCCCTTCACCCTGACCGAACGGGACGGCCGCCTGTACGGGCGCGGCGCCAGCGACGACAAGGGCGAACTCGTCTCCCGCCTCGCCGGACTGCGCGCCCTGAAAGAGCAGCGCGGTACTCTGCCCCTGAAGGTCAAGTGGCTCATCGAGGGCGAGGAGGAGGTCGGCAGCCCCAGCCTGGAAGCCTTCATCGAGGCGCACGCCGCCGAACTGAAAGCCGACGGCGTCTGGTGGGAGTTCGGGAGCATCACCCCCGAGGGCCGCCCCGTGCTGTACGCGGGCCTGAAAGGCATCATCTGCGTGGAACTGCGCTGCCGCGTCGCCGCGAGCGACCTGCACAGCAGCAACGGTGCCGTCGTGGACAACCCCCTGTGGCGCCTCGCCGCCGCCGTCGCCAGTCTGCGCGGCCCCGACGGCACCGTCCTGATCCCCGGCTTCCACGACGACGTCCGCCCCCCCAGCCAGGCCGACCTGGACGCCATCGCCGCCCTGCCCGGCACCGGCGAGGCGCTGCGGGACACCTACGACGTCACCCGCACCCTGGGGGACAGCAGCGAGTACCACACCCGCCTGAACCTCAAACCCGTCGTGAACGTCAACGGCTTCCACGGCGGCTACGACGGCCAGGGCAGCAAGACCGTCCTCCCCGCCGCGGGCATGGTCAAACTCGACTTCCGCCTCGTCCCCGACCAGCACCCCGACCACATCGTGGAACTCCTGCGCGCCCACCTCGACACGCAGGGCTTCAGCGACATCGAGATCATCGAACTCGAAAGCCACCAGCACCCCGCCCGCAGCGACCTGAACCACCCTTTCGTGAAAACCGCCGTGCAGGTCGCCCGCGACGTCCACGGACACGACCCCATCCTCAACCCCAGCAGCGGCGGCAGCGGCCCCATGCACCCCTTCATGCAGCACGTCGGCGCGCCCGTCATCGCCCTGGGCATCGGCAACATCGGCGGGCGCGTCCACGCCCCCAACGAGAACATCCTCCGCCGCGACTTCGAAAACGGCGTCCGCTACGCCGCCGCGCTCATGGCCGCACTCGCCGACGGGTAA
- a CDS encoding SDR family oxidoreductase, which translates to MANLGSSTIMLTGAGGALATAIAQELDDAGAQMVLVGRGDSLARAADRFPATEVLDLDLRDPSSIEALRKVKVDTLIHTVGAWAMQDAQKASEDDYNAMFDANMRTLFHAVQGVLPNMLKQKDGLIMGVSAGQAARLSGPKAALYTASKSAVASYVLSLHDELKGKGVRGMVLYPMGAIDTPGNRDAGMAWDSMIDPRGLAKSVAHALTRPDRAHITEIKVYPDT; encoded by the coding sequence ATGGCGAACCTCGGCTCCTCCACGATCATGCTCACGGGTGCAGGCGGCGCGCTGGCCACCGCCATCGCACAGGAACTCGACGACGCCGGCGCGCAGATGGTCCTCGTCGGCCGCGGCGACAGCCTCGCACGCGCGGCGGACCGCTTCCCCGCCACGGAAGTCCTCGACCTGGACCTGCGCGACCCCTCCAGCATCGAGGCGCTGCGCAAGGTCAAGGTCGACACCCTGATCCACACCGTCGGCGCCTGGGCCATGCAGGACGCCCAGAAAGCCAGCGAGGACGACTACAACGCCATGTTCGACGCGAACATGCGCACCCTCTTCCACGCCGTGCAGGGCGTCCTGCCCAACATGCTCAAGCAGAAGGACGGCCTGATCATGGGTGTCAGCGCCGGGCAGGCCGCGCGCCTCAGCGGCCCCAAGGCCGCGCTGTACACCGCCAGCAAATCCGCCGTCGCCTCCTACGTCCTGAGCCTGCACGACGAACTGAAAGGCAAGGGCGTGCGCGGCATGGTCCTGTACCCCATGGGCGCCATCGACACGCCGGGCAACCGCGACGCCGGCATGGCCTGGGACAGCATGATCGACCCGCGCGGCCTCGCCAAGAGCGTCGCCCACGCCCTGACCCGCCCCGACCGGGCGCACATCACCGAGATCAAGGTCTACCCCGACACCTGA